From one Formosa sediminum genomic stretch:
- a CDS encoding TonB-dependent receptor, giving the protein MKNHLTLFLFLISIVANAQQGILKGNVVFDTNEPVLGAHIILTGNNITKETATDFNGNYKFKNVPFGTYAIQIHSLNANSKTISVSHTSAEENHKTILKFAEYHDLDEVLVKSQTTKQKIEDKGFSVNVIETEEAGLRNIQTNELLRTSVGVNIRQSGGLGSDVQYSLNGLSGSAVRIFIDGIPISIYGSSFSLNSIPPSMIKRIDVYKGVVPGYLADDALGGAINIILNEGAKNNLNASVSYGSFNTLQTSLNGLYRFETSGFTVKASGFYNYSDNDYKVSGRSVVVTGLGGVQTPITARRFNDAYESIGGMAEIGFTDVKWADQFFVGITGSDDYKEVQHGAFMTITPYKGRFLESDALLGSVTYQKKDIFTEGLDVNIHGLYGSRNRVVNDTVAAAYSWNGERAIDFKGDEYEYTWGSQQEGGPTLATIKRYVASVRSGVSYAFNNQHKILLNHVFSRVDREDSDVMKSVLENTFMGQRDLDKNIFSLTYEFSAFDNKLKANIFGKHYRQKTVNIDPAIEEDEDGNDQIVDEIIESNNKDNGYGFALSYDIFSNVSLLTSAEKAIRLPDETEVFGNDGDNVVANPSIRPETSKNLNFGFRFGTFKLNNHDFSISTNFFIRDITDRIGLPIETSLNIDDETIVYVNQGNAKSEGFDAQLNYTYKNNLGFNFNISHFDLTTETAQGTEVDIPNTPFFTMNASLRYAFKDLIQKGSQLNLFYTMYFTDEFSYLTAQGSNTVGDEFFLVPQQLSQDFGASYAFPNKNLVLSFDIKNIFDEAVYDNLSVQKPGRAFYLKLNYTLNKF; this is encoded by the coding sequence ATGAAAAACCACTTAACTCTATTTCTTTTTTTAATTAGCATTGTTGCTAATGCACAACAGGGAATTTTAAAAGGTAATGTTGTTTTCGATACTAATGAACCTGTACTTGGTGCTCATATAATATTAACAGGTAATAACATCACAAAAGAAACAGCTACAGATTTTAATGGTAATTATAAGTTTAAAAATGTGCCTTTTGGAACATATGCTATACAAATTCATTCGTTAAATGCAAACTCTAAAACCATTTCTGTATCACACACCTCTGCTGAAGAAAATCATAAAACAATTTTAAAGTTTGCAGAATATCATGATCTTGATGAAGTACTAGTAAAATCTCAGACTACAAAACAAAAAATTGAAGATAAAGGGTTCTCTGTAAATGTTATAGAAACAGAAGAAGCAGGCCTTAGAAACATACAAACAAACGAATTATTAAGAACAAGCGTTGGGGTAAACATCAGACAAAGTGGAGGTTTAGGATCAGACGTGCAATACAGCCTAAATGGTTTGTCTGGTAGTGCTGTTCGTATCTTTATTGACGGCATCCCCATCTCTATTTACGGATCATCTTTCAGCTTAAACAGTATACCGCCATCTATGATTAAACGTATAGATGTTTACAAAGGGGTTGTTCCTGGCTATTTAGCAGACGATGCTTTAGGTGGTGCGATTAATATTATACTTAATGAAGGTGCAAAAAACAATTTAAATGCATCTGTTTCTTACGGGTCGTTTAATACATTACAAACAAGTCTTAATGGATTGTATCGTTTTGAAACATCTGGATTTACTGTTAAAGCCTCTGGATTTTACAACTATTCTGATAACGATTATAAAGTTTCGGGTAGAAGTGTTGTTGTAACTGGTTTAGGTGGTGTGCAAACACCAATTACAGCCAGACGTTTTAATGATGCTTATGAATCTATTGGTGGAATGGCCGAAATTGGTTTTACAGATGTTAAATGGGCCGATCAGTTTTTTGTAGGAATTACAGGATCCGACGACTATAAAGAAGTGCAACATGGTGCTTTTATGACAATTACACCATATAAAGGCCGATTTTTAGAATCTGATGCATTATTGGGAAGTGTAACCTACCAAAAGAAAGATATTTTTACTGAAGGTTTAGACGTAAATATCCATGGTTTATACGGTTCTAGAAATAGAGTTGTAAACGATACTGTTGCCGCTGCTTACAGTTGGAATGGTGAGCGAGCTATAGATTTTAAAGGAGACGAATATGAATACACTTGGGGCTCTCAACAAGAAGGCGGACCAACTTTAGCGACTATAAAAAGATATGTAGCTTCGGTACGATCTGGAGTATCTTATGCCTTTAATAACCAACATAAAATATTGCTTAACCATGTGTTTAGCCGTGTAGATAGAGAAGATAGTGATGTAATGAAATCTGTTCTAGAAAACACGTTTATGGGACAACGAGATTTAGACAAAAATATATTCTCGCTTACTTACGAGTTTAGTGCTTTCGACAACAAATTAAAAGCTAATATTTTTGGTAAACACTATCGTCAAAAAACAGTTAATATAGATCCTGCTATTGAAGAAGATGAAGATGGTAACGACCAAATTGTAGATGAAATTATTGAAAGTAATAATAAAGATAACGGTTATGGTTTTGCTTTATCTTACGATATTTTTTCAAATGTGTCTTTATTAACATCTGCAGAAAAAGCAATCCGTTTACCAGATGAAACAGAAGTCTTTGGTAACGATGGAGATAATGTTGTTGCAAACCCTAGTATAAGACCAGAAACGAGTAAAAATTTAAATTTTGGATTCAGATTTGGAACCTTTAAACTTAATAATCATGATTTCTCCATCTCTACAAACTTTTTTATAAGAGATATAACAGACAGAATAGGTTTACCAATAGAAACCTCTCTAAATATAGACGACGAAACAATAGTCTATGTAAATCAGGGGAATGCAAAATCAGAAGGATTTGATGCTCAACTAAATTATACGTATAAAAATAATCTTGGTTTCAACTTTAATATATCTCATTTTGATTTAACTACTGAGACGGCCCAAGGTACAGAAGTAGACATACCCAATACACCTTTTTTTACAATGAATGCTAGCTTACGTTATGCATTTAAAGATCTTATTCAAAAAGGATCGCAATTAAATCTGTTCTATACCATGTATTTTACAGATGAGTTTTCGTACCTAACAGCTCAAGGCTCTAATACTGTTGGAGATGAATTCTTTCTAGTACCACAACAATTATCTCAGGATTTTGGAGCAAGTTATGCATTCCCAAATAAGAATTTAGTATTGAGTTTTGATATCAAAAATATATTTGATGAAGCCGTTTACGATAATTTATCTGTACAAAAACCAGGAAGAGCATTTTACCTAAAATTAAATTACACACTCAATAAATTTTAA
- a CDS encoding NAD(P)H-binding protein, whose protein sequence is MGKTAIVLGATGLTGNNLLNALLNDSSYNRIVLFSRSTCGIKNAKITEYLIDVFELDNYKTLFRADVVFCCIGTTKTKTPDKTIYHKIDYGVPVVAANLCVKNNITRFICISALGADSKSKIFYNRTKGEMEAVVLSLNLKHTYLLQPSLITGPRNEFRLGETIGKVLINIVSPLFIGKLEKYKPIQTKTIVSAMLWLADHSYKLQCIPSEKIKEIAKEYDRNRA, encoded by the coding sequence ATGGGTAAAACAGCTATTGTATTAGGAGCAACAGGTTTAACTGGAAATAACTTATTGAATGCACTATTAAATGATAGCAGTTATAATAGGATTGTATTATTTAGTAGATCTACATGCGGAATTAAAAATGCAAAGATTACAGAATATTTAATAGATGTATTTGAGTTAGATAATTATAAAACTTTATTTCGGGCAGATGTAGTATTCTGTTGTATAGGAACTACCAAAACTAAAACTCCAGATAAAACCATATATCATAAAATAGATTATGGTGTTCCTGTGGTGGCAGCTAATTTGTGTGTTAAAAATAATATAACTCGTTTTATATGTATCTCTGCTTTAGGAGCAGATTCTAAAAGTAAAATTTTTTATAACAGAACTAAAGGCGAAATGGAGGCTGTTGTATTATCTTTAAACCTTAAACACACGTATTTGCTTCAGCCTTCTTTAATAACAGGTCCTAGAAATGAGTTTAGGTTGGGTGAAACAATAGGTAAAGTGTTAATAAATATAGTGTCGCCATTGTTTATAGGAAAATTAGAAAAATATAAACCCATACAAACCAAAACAATTGTATCTGCTATGCTGTGGTTAGCAGACCACTCGTATAAATTACAATGTATTCCGTCTGAGAAGATAAAAGAAATTGCAAAAGAATATGATAGAAATAGAGCGTAA
- a CDS encoding IPExxxVDY family protein: MAIHKLNLEDFLEDVDYILIAIHSRLEDYRLAYYLNKYLNLSLVRSAQDVDYKYFSAAYSIFEWKDKANLITYNLVSNICKREEDSLQSSGLLFANQEKIIKSYNLIPELKNVDYLMKITKEDLQISEQLIVNKIQEIPQVITTYTVNVDQIKSKDNLIFN; encoded by the coding sequence ATGGCTATTCATAAACTTAATCTTGAAGACTTTCTTGAGGATGTCGATTATATTTTAATTGCCATACATAGTCGCTTAGAAGATTATAGATTAGCTTACTATTTAAATAAATATTTAAATTTAAGTTTAGTGAGAAGTGCACAAGATGTTGATTACAAATATTTTTCTGCCGCTTACTCTATATTTGAATGGAAAGACAAAGCCAATTTAATTACATATAATTTGGTGTCTAATATTTGTAAACGTGAAGAAGATAGCTTACAAAGCTCGGGATTACTGTTTGCAAATCAAGAAAAAATTATAAAGTCTTACAACTTAATCCCTGAGTTAAAAAATGTAGATTATTTAATGAAGATTACGAAAGAAGACTTACAAATAAGTGAACAATTAATAGTGAATAAAATCCAAGAAATACCTCAGGTTATAACAACTTATACGGTAAATGTGGATCAGATAAAATCTAAAGACAATTTAATTTTTAATTAA
- a CDS encoding CYTH domain-containing protein yields MIEIERKFLVTSNAFKAEAFKQTKIVQGFLNTDKARTVRVRLKGEEGFITVKGQSTKNGLERFEWEKPIEKTDAEALLKLCEAGVIDKIRYEIKMNQHTFEVDEFFGANAGLIIAEVELSYPTEVISKPLWLGKEVTGEVKYYNSQLSKKPYKTWGI; encoded by the coding sequence ATGATAGAAATAGAGCGTAAATTTTTAGTAACATCTAATGCCTTTAAGGCAGAGGCTTTTAAGCAAACTAAAATTGTTCAAGGATTTTTAAATACAGATAAAGCGCGTACGGTACGCGTAAGACTAAAAGGAGAGGAAGGTTTTATTACTGTAAAAGGGCAATCTACCAAAAATGGTCTGGAACGATTTGAGTGGGAGAAACCTATAGAAAAGACAGATGCAGAAGCGCTTTTAAAATTATGTGAAGCTGGAGTGATTGATAAAATTCGTTATGAAATTAAAATGAATCAACATACTTTTGAAGTTGATGAATTTTTTGGAGCTAATGCCGGACTCATCATTGCAGAAGTAGAATTAAGCTATCCTACAGAAGTAATTTCTAAACCACTTTGGTTGGGAAAAGAAGTAACTGGAGAGGTTAAATATTATAACTCTCAGCTTAGCAAAAAACCTTATAAAACATGGGGAATATGA
- the pyk gene encoding pyruvate kinase, with translation MLKRKKTKIVATLGPATSTKEVLKGMLDEGADVFRINFSHANYDDVAERIRIIRELNDEFGYNAAILGDLQGPKLRVGVMKEEVFVNPGDEIIFATGERFEGTKDRVYMTYKQFPQDAKAGERILLDDGKLIFEVVSSNNVDEVTAKVIQGGPLKSKKGVNLPNTNISQPALTEKDIEDAIFACSQQVDWIALSFVRHAEDLMQLQDLIKEHSENKIPIIAKIEKPEAVENIDKIVAYCDGLMVARGDLGVEIPAQEVPLIQKQLVRCAKKARIPVIIATQMMETMIDSLTPTRAEVNDVANSVMDGADAVMLSGETSVGKYPVQVIKQMSNIIKSVEDSPLIKVPQSPPHIRTKRYITKSICFHAANMANEINAQAISTLTNSGYTAFQISAWRPSAHILVFTSNRRILTQLNLLWGVKAFYYDRFVSTDETIEDVNKLACDKGYLQEGDMLISLAAMPIHEKGMVNTLRVTEITKSSM, from the coding sequence ATGTTGAAAAGAAAGAAGACCAAAATAGTGGCTACATTAGGGCCAGCGACAAGTACGAAAGAAGTTTTAAAAGGCATGTTAGACGAAGGTGCTGATGTGTTTAGAATTAATTTTTCTCATGCAAATTATGACGACGTTGCAGAACGTATTAGAATTATTCGTGAATTAAATGATGAATTCGGTTATAATGCTGCAATACTAGGAGATCTACAAGGTCCTAAACTTCGTGTAGGAGTCATGAAGGAAGAAGTTTTTGTGAATCCTGGAGACGAAATTATCTTTGCAACCGGAGAGCGATTCGAAGGGACTAAAGACCGTGTTTACATGACTTATAAACAATTTCCTCAAGATGCTAAAGCTGGAGAACGTATTCTTCTAGACGATGGTAAATTGATTTTTGAAGTTGTATCAAGTAATAATGTAGATGAGGTTACCGCTAAAGTTATTCAAGGTGGGCCTTTAAAATCTAAAAAAGGGGTAAACCTTCCTAATACTAATATCTCTCAGCCTGCACTTACAGAAAAAGATATTGAAGATGCTATTTTTGCATGTTCTCAACAAGTAGACTGGATTGCGTTATCTTTTGTACGTCATGCAGAAGATTTAATGCAATTACAAGACCTTATAAAAGAGCATAGCGAAAATAAAATTCCTATCATCGCTAAAATTGAAAAACCAGAAGCCGTAGAAAACATAGATAAGATTGTTGCTTACTGTGATGGTTTAATGGTTGCTCGTGGTGATTTAGGAGTAGAAATTCCAGCTCAAGAAGTGCCATTAATTCAAAAGCAGCTAGTACGTTGTGCTAAGAAAGCTAGAATTCCAGTAATTATTGCTACGCAAATGATGGAAACTATGATTGATAGTTTAACACCAACACGTGCAGAAGTTAATGATGTAGCGAATTCTGTTATGGATGGTGCAGATGCTGTAATGTTATCTGGTGAAACTTCTGTAGGGAAATATCCAGTACAGGTTATTAAACAAATGTCTAATATCATTAAAAGTGTTGAAGATTCGCCACTTATTAAAGTGCCACAATCTCCACCACATATTCGTACTAAACGTTATATCACCAAATCTATTTGTTTTCATGCTGCTAACATGGCAAACGAAATTAATGCACAAGCCATTTCTACGCTTACAAATAGTGGGTATACAGCGTTTCAAATTTCGGCTTGGAGGCCTTCTGCTCACATTTTAGTATTTACATCTAACAGACGTATTTTAACGCAATTAAACCTATTATGGGGTGTTAAAGCTTTTTATTACGATAGATTTGTAAGTACTGATGAAACGATTGAAGATGTAAATAAACTCGCTTGTGATAAAGGGTATCTTCAAGAAGGAGATATGTTAATTAGTTTAGCTGCAATGCCAATACATGAAAAAGGTATGGTAAATACTTTACGTGTTACCGAGATTACAAAATCTAGTATGTAA
- a CDS encoding YciI family protein, whose amino-acid sequence MKYLICIMLTLICFSCNKTEKTAPSTSKVLDSLNTLTALDSVKVKPETEQVVKSYKDIKADLEAKGFETFDYIDQDTNDTILMQQYFIAFLKGGTVRTQNEEEAKDLQDQHIAHLNKMYKLGYADISGPFGDNGNLRGITIYNVPTQKMADSLAHADPMVKAGQLEVEVKPWWAAKGFMLR is encoded by the coding sequence ATGAAATATTTAATATGTATAATGCTTACATTAATATGTTTTAGTTGTAATAAAACTGAAAAAACAGCACCGTCAACATCAAAGGTATTGGATAGTTTAAATACATTGACAGCTTTAGATTCTGTGAAAGTAAAACCTGAAACGGAACAAGTAGTTAAAAGTTATAAAGACATAAAAGCAGATTTAGAAGCAAAAGGTTTTGAAACTTTTGATTATATAGATCAGGATACAAACGATACTATTTTAATGCAACAATATTTTATAGCTTTTTTAAAAGGGGGAACCGTTAGAACTCAAAATGAAGAAGAAGCAAAAGATTTGCAAGACCAACATATAGCTCATTTAAATAAAATGTACAAATTGGGTTATGCAGATATATCTGGACCTTTTGGAGATAATGGCAATCTACGTGGTATTACTATTTATAATGTACCTACCCAAAAGATGGCAGATAGTTTAGCTCATGCAGATCCAATGGTAAAAGCTGGTCAATTAGAGGTCGAAGTTAAGCCATGGTGGGCTGCTAAAGGATTTATGTTGCGTTAA
- a CDS encoding ATP-binding protein, producing the protein MINKRLLIKNLLAHNDENSFYDKKRKINISEKEGKAKFLKHVCALSNSNPNNNSYIVIGVEDDDNEIIGVDFFDDSKIQNLINAYLTYPPIVQYENIPFPSLPNHKVVGLVTIRANNKITSLRKNIWKYYGGAVFFRDGSISMPKAYDINIEDVNSKIVESIENHAQNNIEYTLNGVFDFFNSRKNYHPEYRVFKEYFVVCWAGQKKVVKNNTYYSRVDIELINEQVRLFYSALDEVSITITEDTFNIIEYVHLGLQDSYNYYPLEKTTIRFKDNASYHINTKLLFEPPQYDKKILHHIYNTNNAIIDKLKKGLALTSSEQKDIKNLPATYLICYLNNFPEAINKLNIAKPYLKAYSLEVYIIYKETLRILRKVKYN; encoded by the coding sequence ATGATCAATAAGCGACTTCTTATTAAAAACCTATTAGCACATAATGATGAAAATAGCTTTTATGATAAAAAGCGCAAGATAAACATAAGCGAAAAAGAAGGTAAAGCCAAATTTCTTAAACATGTCTGTGCGTTATCTAATAGCAACCCTAATAACAATTCTTACATTGTAATTGGTGTTGAAGACGATGACAATGAAATTATTGGAGTAGATTTTTTTGACGACAGTAAGATTCAAAATTTAATTAATGCTTATCTTACCTATCCTCCAATTGTACAATACGAAAACATTCCTTTTCCTAGTTTACCCAATCATAAAGTTGTTGGGTTAGTAACCATACGTGCAAATAATAAAATTACTTCATTAAGAAAAAACATTTGGAAATATTATGGTGGCGCAGTTTTTTTTAGAGATGGCAGTATAAGCATGCCTAAAGCTTACGATATTAACATAGAGGATGTGAATTCTAAAATTGTTGAATCTATTGAAAATCACGCACAAAATAACATTGAATATACATTAAATGGAGTGTTCGATTTTTTTAATTCTAGAAAAAACTACCATCCAGAATATCGAGTGTTTAAAGAATATTTTGTAGTCTGTTGGGCAGGACAAAAAAAAGTGGTTAAAAACAACACCTATTATTCTAGAGTAGATATTGAGTTAATAAATGAGCAAGTTCGTTTATTCTATTCGGCTTTAGACGAAGTATCCATCACCATTACAGAAGACACTTTTAATATCATTGAATACGTACATTTAGGACTACAAGATTCTTACAATTATTACCCCTTAGAAAAAACAACTATTCGTTTTAAAGATAATGCCAGTTATCATATAAACACTAAATTACTATTTGAACCTCCACAATACGACAAGAAAATTCTGCACCACATTTACAATACCAATAATGCAATTATAGATAAGTTAAAAAAAGGCTTAGCCCTTACATCTTCTGAACAAAAAGACATTAAAAACTTACCGGCTACCTATTTAATATGTTATTTAAACAATTTCCCAGAAGCCATCAATAAACTTAATATAGCTAAACCCTATTTAAAAGCCTATAGCTTAGAAGTGTATATTATTTACAAAGAAACCTTACGAATCTTGCGTAAAGTAAAATATAACTAA
- the dinB gene encoding DNA polymerase IV yields MTFDFPLRKIIHVDMDAFYASVEQLDTPELKGKAIAVGGSEKRGVVSAASYEARKFGVKSAMSGIQAKRNCPDLIFVKPRFDRYREISKQIRTIFFEYTDLVEPLSLDEAYLDVTVNKKGNPSASLIAEEIRARIFKEVGLTASAGISINKFIAKIASDYNKPNGQKTVNPEDVLTFLEDLDIRKYYGVGKVTAEKMYQLGIYTGKDLKAKTIEYLDTHFGKSGRYYYYVVRGIHNSEVKPNRIRKSLAAERTFSENLSSEIFMLEKLEHIAEEVSRRLKKSKVAGKTITLKIKYSDFTLQTRSKTLHYFISDAALIMDTVKSLLIQEKLTNSVRLLGISISNLNTDKQHKNTDSKSVSVQLKLQF; encoded by the coding sequence ATGACATTTGACTTTCCTTTACGAAAAATAATTCATGTAGATATGGATGCGTTTTATGCGTCTGTAGAACAATTGGATACTCCTGAACTAAAAGGGAAAGCCATTGCTGTAGGCGGTAGCGAAAAACGAGGTGTTGTAAGTGCAGCAAGTTACGAAGCCCGAAAGTTTGGCGTAAAAAGCGCTATGAGTGGCATACAAGCTAAACGTAATTGCCCAGATTTAATTTTTGTTAAACCCCGTTTTGATCGCTATCGTGAAATTTCTAAACAAATAAGAACAATTTTTTTTGAATATACAGATTTGGTAGAACCCCTTTCTTTAGACGAAGCTTATTTAGATGTCACTGTAAATAAAAAAGGGAATCCAAGCGCATCTCTTATTGCCGAAGAGATTAGAGCTCGAATTTTTAAAGAAGTTGGACTAACAGCTTCTGCTGGAATCTCTATAAATAAATTTATTGCAAAGATTGCTAGTGATTACAATAAGCCAAACGGACAAAAAACAGTGAACCCTGAAGATGTCTTAACCTTTTTAGAAGACTTAGACATTCGTAAATATTATGGTGTTGGCAAAGTAACAGCCGAAAAAATGTACCAATTAGGAATTTATACAGGTAAAGACTTAAAAGCTAAAACCATTGAATATCTAGACACGCATTTTGGTAAGTCTGGGCGTTATTATTATTACGTTGTACGCGGAATACATAATAGCGAAGTAAAACCAAACCGCATTAGAAAATCGCTGGCTGCAGAACGTACATTTAGTGAAAATTTATCTAGCGAAATATTTATGCTAGAAAAACTAGAACACATTGCCGAAGAAGTCTCTAGACGTTTAAAGAAAAGTAAAGTTGCAGGAAAAACCATTACTCTAAAAATTAAGTACAGTGATTTTACATTACAAACCCGTAGTAAAACACTTCATTACTTTATTAGCGATGCGGCTTTAATAATGGATACTGTAAAATCTTTATTAATTCAGGAAAAATTAACAAATTCGGTTAGACTCTTAGGTATATCTATTTCTAACCTTAATACAGATAAGCAACATAAAAATACAGATTCAAAAAGTGTAAGTGTGCAATTAAAACTTCAATTCTAA
- a CDS encoding OmpA family protein: protein MYCKRCTSCCKEETIVSESGVNISKSATEYSFLIQDFSGSFSLNVTDNFNFNTSGIVIVKPISKTVEQGVERLKNYLSNNPLKTISITGLYVKDEQNTSAFPNLGIARANAIKSYFVTKGIFFSANRCVWGVI from the coding sequence TTGTATTGTAAACGTTGTACATCATGTTGTAAGGAGGAAACAATTGTATCAGAGTCGGGGGTTAACATTTCTAAATCGGCCACGGAGTATTCGTTTTTAATACAAGATTTTAGCGGTAGTTTTAGTCTAAATGTTACAGACAACTTTAACTTTAATACGTCGGGTATTGTTATTGTTAAGCCAATTTCAAAAACGGTAGAACAAGGTGTCGAACGTTTAAAAAATTATTTAAGTAATAACCCCTTAAAAACAATTAGTATTACAGGATTGTATGTAAAAGACGAACAAAATACTTCTGCATTTCCAAATTTAGGCATAGCTAGAGCAAATGCAATTAAAAGTTATTTTGTAACAAAAGGCATTTTTTTCTCAGCAAATAGATGTGTTTGGGGCGTTATATAA